One genomic region from Pagrus major chromosome 24, Pma_NU_1.0 encodes:
- the arpc2 gene encoding actin-related protein 2/3 complex subunit 2, with protein MILLEINNRIIEETLSLKFDGASNGTKPEAVDVTFADFDGVLYHISNPNGDKTKVMVSISLKFYKELQEHGADELLKRVYGNFLVSTEAGYNVSLLYDLDALPANKDEVVHQAGMLKRNCFASVFEKYFKFQEEGKEGEQRAVVHYRDDESMYVEAKKDRVTVVFSTVFKDDDDVIIGKVFMQEFKEGRRASHTAPQVLFSHREPPLELKDTDAAVGDNIGYITFVLFPRHTNANARDNTINLIHTFRDYLHYHIKCSKAYIHTRMRAKTSDFLKVLNRARPDAEKKEMKTISGKTFSR; from the exons ATGATCCTGTTAGAAATCAATAACCGCATCATAGAAGAGACGCTCTCGTTGAAGTTCGACGGCGCATCCAACGG AACCAAACCAGAGGCCGTCGATGTGACGTTTGCAG ACTTCGATGGCGTCTTGTACCACATCTCCAACCCCAATGGGGACAAGACCAAAGTGATGGTCAGCATCTCCCTGAAGTTCTACAAGGAGCTGCAGGAGCATGGTGCTGACGAG ctgctcAAGAGGGTCTATGGGAATTTCCTGGTTTCAACAGAGGCCG GCTACAACGTGTCCCTCCTCTACGACCTGGACGCACTACCAGCCAACAAAGACGAGGTTGTCCACCAGGCGGGGATGCTCAAGAGGAACTGCTTCGCCTCTGTCTTTGAAAAGTACTTCAAGTTCCAGGAAGAGGGCAAAGAGGGCGAGCAGAGGGCCGTGGTCCACTACAGAGATGATGAGTCCAT GTATGTGGAGGCCAAGAAAGACAGAGTGACGGTGGTGTTCAGCACAGTGTTCAAAGACGACGACGACGTCATCATTGGCAAAGTCTTCATGCAG GAGTTCAAAGAGGGTCGGCGAGCCAGCCACACAGCCCCTCAGGTGCTGTTCAGCCACAGGGAGCCTCCACTGGAGCTGAAGGACACAGACGCCGCTGTCGGGGACAACATTGGATACATCACCTTTG tCCTGTTCCCACGTCACACCAATGCCAATGCCAGAGACAACACCATCAACCTCATCCACACCTTCAGGGACTACCTGCACTACCACATAAAGTGCTCCAAG GCCTACATTCACACACGTATGAGGGCCAAGACGTCAGACTTCCTCAAGGTGCTGAACCGCGCTCGACCCGACGCCGAGAAGAAGGAGATGAAGACCATCTC TGGAAAGACCTTCTCCCGCTGA